The following is a genomic window from Pongo pygmaeus isolate AG05252 chromosome 22, NHGRI_mPonPyg2-v2.0_pri, whole genome shotgun sequence.
CTCAATCGGTTCAATTCTGACATCTTGATTTTCTCTGCTCTGTGACCTGACTGTCGGACATTTAAATGTAGGATCAGAGAGATGTGACCGCTGGGCCTGATTCTGCCAGTGTCCCGAAGGGAGGATGCCACCGATCCCAAGACATAATGAAATGCcctaaaaccaacaaacaaaaccaaaagaaaccCCAGTGGACATGtgaaatatgtaaagcaaaagcttgtccaacctgcggcccaacacaaattcatcgACTtgcttaaaacattatgagattttttttgcaattaaaaaagaAGTTATCAGCTACCATTAGCGtatttttatgtgtggcccaagacaattcttcttccaatgtgtcccagggaagccctccctgatctAAAGGAGGTGACAACATCTATTCTTCTTCTTTGTAATATCTGCGAGAATAAACTGCATGCCCACTTTCTCCACGAGCCTCATGTCCGCGGCTGCCCAGCTAACCACCCTCTTGCTTGATTACTAAGATCTGATCTCTACTTGAGAAGCTGGATAATGAAGTTACCTGTGTGCACGTGAATATTCTTCTCCAAAGAGgacatttgaatatttaaaaatatgtactatGTTCTAAGCActgccttttaaaaaacagaaacgaCACCTatgccaaaaaattttttttggaagggGGGGTTGTGAGGGGAGAAAGAAGCCACTGAGCTTAACAACAGGCACAGGAATACTCACTTCTTGCGACGGCGCCCATACAGCTCCCGCCGCAGCTCTCTAGAAATGGGCTTCAAATGCATGAAGTTGCAGAAGCCGCCTCGTGTGCATTCTCTGTGGGTGGGTTGGAAGGAGACATTTACTACCTCGTGTGCACACGGCCCCGAACCGTGCTCAGTCACGTCACTGGCCACTCCTCACTCACCCCATCTCATACTGACGGCAGCAGGCTTCTCTGAAGTCCGTCACAGGTGACAGCTCGGCGTGGATCGGCTGTCCATTAAACCAACGGTTATTCAAGTCAATCACAGCCTTTTCCGCATCTTCCTCACGGCgaaactgaaaagacaaaaacagaggTGCTTGCCATCCACGCTTTAATAAGACTTTCTCAATTACCAATCCAAGTATGTCAGAGAGAGATATACACACTCAGGTAATAATAAGGTGGAATAGTATTACAGGATAATTGAAAAATCCTTTATTTTCAATGAGATTAACTTCAAGATAGTCCAAGATTTTGCCAAATgttgctttcattttcaaattcaaCTGGTTAAGGGAGCAAATATGGCTGTGTAGGCAAATACAGTTTTAttcactaaaaaagaaaaagaaaccaaacatgTGAGTAAATCTAACTTTTCCTTAGTCCACACAGCTTCTAATCAACAGGTACTAAATATTCTACACTGAAATAACGATGGCTGTGGCGTACGGTccgtccttcagttctgctggcTGGGCGCATGTGCAGGCTGGCCACCGCCACACATGATGCAGCTGGTAGGCGCCGAGCCAGTGCACCCGAGCCCTGCTGTGCGCCTGAGCATCCAGGACCTCAAGGTGCACAGCGGCAGGCACCCCATCCTCTGTCGGCCTTGGCCCGGGCACACTAAGCGGCTGCACCACTGTCTCGCTCTCGCCTGTCGGCCTTGGCCCGGGCACACTAAGCGGCCACGCCGCCATCTCGCCCTGGCTCCTACCTTGACATACACGTTCCCCACCAGGTGGTCTCCCAGGTTGTCACAGACGTTCATCTCCTCTACTTCCCCATACTTCTCCTCCATTTCTGTAAAAACCTCCTGAAGGGAGACCACAGTGGTTTAAGACTCGTTATACATTACAAAGTGTCATTAGATATAACTCATGTATGTTTATTAGcagagaaacattttaaatcctTCCAAACAGATACAGAAGATCAACAGGTCTATTAGTTACAGAGgtcaattctctcacctcaaaaAATTCATCATAGTGTTCCTGCATCTCAACATCGCTCACGGCACCTGGAAACAACAGAAATCTTGCTGGTTAGAACGTGTTAACTGAGTGAACTCTTGTGCTTAAACTCAAACTGCTACAGTAACACACAAGAGATTATCTAGAGAAAAGCCTGGCAGAGCTGCACTCTGCAGGAgcactcaggagactgagccaCATGGCTACTTGTGAATGGTGTCAAGTGTGGTGAGGTTTTAAATGCCCCCATGACAGTCTC
Proteins encoded in this region:
- the U2AF1 gene encoding splicing factor U2AF 35 kDa subunit isoform X2, with product MAEYLASIFGTEKDKVNCSFYFKIGACRHGDRCSRLHNKPTFSQTILIQNIYRNPQNSAQTADGSHCAVSDVEMQEHYDEFFEEVFTEMEEKYGEVEEMNVCDNLGDHLVGNVYVKFRREEDAEKAVIDLNNRWFNGQPIHAELSPVTDFREACCRQYEMGECTRGGFCNFMHLKPISRELRRELYGRRRKKHRSRSRSRERRSRSRDRGRGGGGGGGGGGGGRERDRRRSRDRERSGRF
- the U2AF1 gene encoding splicing factor U2AF 35 kDa subunit isoform X1 — protein: MAEYLASIFGTEKDKVNCSFYFKIGACRHGDRCSRLHNKPTFSQTIALLNIYRNPQNSSQSADGLRCAVSDVEMQEHYDEFFEEVFTEMEEKYGEVEEMNVCDNLGDHLVGNVYVKFRREEDAEKAVIDLNNRWFNGQPIHAELSPVTDFREACCRQYEMGECTRGGFCNFMHLKPISRELRRELYGRRRKKHRSRSRSRERRSRSRDRGRGGGGGGGGGGGGRERDRRRSRDRERSGRF